In the genome of Phlebotomus papatasi isolate M1 chromosome 2, Ppap_2.1, whole genome shotgun sequence, one region contains:
- the LOC129803491 gene encoding glutactin-like, whose amino-acid sequence MFTIKNLRAFGSQVRRMSSNVENPVVELPGLGRLRGSTTQSAWTNRRIYQFLGVKYAEAPIGELRFKAPVPVQPWKGERDATTFGRPCPMYHVLKTLKSPPKDGHIEDCINLCVYSNDLSASKPVLVYIHGGGFIEGDASQFPPNYLLEKDVVLVVPQYRLGPLGFLSTQTEAIPGNAGPLDIIQALKWIQENIQYFGGDPKKVTVIGHSAGAGILSAITYSPLAEENLFRSVILQSGGSSASWSWDHDPAKNAREIAELGGFSPKADLEELNQFLLRLDTQSLVMLFMKYLMTGTPNGIRTIGGHRMTIGGPSNFLPDTPYEILSRGGGRKNLPMMAGVLKHDGGFLMTGVYDVLSQTIGFDNKNFNSFDLLDFYNRILGTHEVTGTMVAYQSRSVFTKKALNSGNFYALLDGLYDICNALFIKGPTLRVAQENAKFNPQQTWLYSFDYRGQHTRFGYGTDTSKYPFKGGVSHSNEILYLFPWPENAAKLNEKDTKIAQKMVDLWTSFAIDGVPSCSASPNWPAMTEIVGPYLHIDQTDSIGEDFRDEFTILSREGYHTKKFSQEIEAEVHHTHGKEFQ is encoded by the exons ATGTTCACAATCAAGAACTTGAGAGCATTTGGGTCGCAGGTGCGCCGTATGAGCTCCAATGTGGAGAATCCAGTAGTAGAACTTCCTGGACTAGGGCGACTAAGAGGATCTACGACCCAAAGTGCATGGACAAATCGAAGGATCTATCAGTTCTTAGGTGTAAAGTATGCCGAAGCTCCAATTGGTGAGCTTCGATTTAAG GCTCCTGTTCCCGTTCAACCATGGAAAGGTGAAAGAGATGCCACAACCTTTGGTCGTCCTTGTCCAATGTACCATGTTCTGAAGACACTGAAGAGTCCTCCCAAAGATGGACATATTGAGGATTGTATCAATCTCTGTGTGTACTCTAACGATTTATCAGCTTCAAAGCCTGTCTTAGTCTACATCCACGGCGGTGGTTTCATCGAAg GTGATGCAAGCCAATTCCCACCTAATTATCTCTTGGAGAAGGATGTCGTTCTAGTGGTACCACAATACCGACTAGGTCCTTTGGGTTTTCTTTCAACTCAAACCGAAGCTATTCCCGGTAATGCTGGACCACTAGATATAATCCAGGCTCTCAAATGGATCCAGGAGAATATTCAGTACTTCGGCGGAGATCCTAAGAAAGTCACAGTTATTGGACATTCAGCTGGTGCGGGAATCCTATCAGCTATCACCTACAGCCCACTTGCAGAGGAAAATCTCTTCCGCAGCGTGATTCTACAGTCAGGAGGATCTTCAGCGTCATGGTCTTGGGATCATGATCCTGCCAAGAATGCCAGAGAAATTGCAGAACTAGGAGGATTTAGTCCTAAGGCCGACCTCGAAGAACTCAACCAATTTCTACTGAGACTAGATACTCAAAGCCTAGTTATGCTATTCATGAAGTACCTGATGACCGGTACTCCAAATGGAATTCGCACAATTGGTGGCCACAGAATGACCATCGGAGGTCCGTCGAATTTCCTACCGGACACTCCGTATGAGATCTTGTCACGAGGTGGCGGTAGGAAGAATTTACCCATGATGGCAGGAGTACTGAAACACGATGGTGGATTCCTAATGACTGGAGTCTACGATGTTCTAAGTCAAACAATTGGTTTTGACAACAAAAACTTCAATTCCTTCGATTTACTGGATTTCTACAACCGTATCTTGGGTACACATGAGGTTACAGGAACCATGGTAGCATATCAATCTCGAAGTGTATTCACGAAGAAGGCTCTCAACAGTGGAAATTTCTATGCTCTCCTGGATGGACTCTATGATATTTGCAATGCTCTCTTCATCAAGGGACCTACCCTCAGAGTAGCCCAAGAAAATGCCAAATTCAACCCACAGCAAACCTGGCTTTATTCCTTCGATTACAGAGGACAACACACCCGATTCGGATATGGCACTGATACATCCAAATATCCATTCAAAGGAGGTGTTAGTCATTCCAATGAAATTCTCTACTTATTCCCATGGCCAGAAAATGCAGCTAAACTCAATGAAAAAGACACTAAAATAGCTCAGAAGATGGTTGACCTTTGGACATCATTTGCAATCGATGGAGTACCTTCTTGTTCTGCCAGTCCCAATTGGCCAGCAATGACTG AAATTGTCGGACCGTATTTGCACATTGATCAAACAGACTCAATCGGAGAGGACTTCCGGGATGAATTCACAATTTTATCCCGCGAAGGATACCATACCAAGAAGTTCAGTCAAGAAATTGAGGCAGAAGTTCATCATACTCATGGAAAGGAATTTCAATAA